Proteins encoded within one genomic window of Candidatus Brevundimonas colombiensis:
- a CDS encoding DUF1206 domain-containing protein, with protein MTAAKTLRCAAADLGRILGRPSLATLLEGAARVGYGARGFVYLSAGGLTLLAATDRIGEAVGTSGAAGWLAEQPFGKVWLVLLGLGLWAFVGWRVLQAVFDADHEGTDLKGWITRAGQAVSGLFYGVLATGVFEYLDEFAEASNASSAQAESIAENQQKAAALLALPFGEALLIGAGLTVLAVGVGNIVRAFRDDFDDALACPRAFCGTATALARTGYAARGFAYLPLGAFVVLAGLHARSGEVTTTAAALEALEAQPGGSIILGLTAAGLMAFGAFAFVEARWRRIRPPRDLKIG; from the coding sequence ATGACCGCCGCCAAGACCCTTCGTTGCGCCGCCGCCGACCTGGGCCGCATCTTGGGCCGACCCTCGCTGGCCACGCTGCTGGAGGGCGCGGCGCGGGTCGGTTACGGGGCGCGGGGCTTCGTCTATCTGTCGGCCGGGGGCCTGACCCTGCTGGCGGCGACCGACCGGATCGGCGAGGCGGTCGGGACCAGCGGCGCGGCGGGCTGGCTGGCGGAACAGCCGTTCGGCAAGGTCTGGCTGGTGCTGCTGGGCCTGGGCCTGTGGGCCTTCGTCGGCTGGCGCGTATTGCAGGCGGTGTTCGACGCCGACCACGAGGGGACCGACCTGAAGGGCTGGATCACGCGGGCGGGCCAGGCGGTCAGCGGCCTGTTCTATGGCGTGCTGGCGACCGGCGTGTTCGAATATCTGGACGAGTTCGCCGAGGCCTCGAACGCCTCGTCCGCCCAGGCCGAGAGCATCGCCGAGAACCAGCAGAAGGCCGCCGCCCTTCTGGCCCTGCCGTTCGGCGAGGCGCTGCTGATCGGCGCCGGGCTGACCGTGCTGGCGGTGGGGGTCGGCAATATCGTGAGGGCCTTCCGCGACGACTTCGACGACGCCCTGGCCTGTCCCAGGGCCTTCTGCGGGACGGCGACGGCCCTGGCGCGGACGGGATACGCCGCGCGGGGGTTCGCCTATCTGCCGCTGGGGGCCTTCGTGGTGCTGGCGGGGCTTCATGCGCGCTCGGGCGAGGTGACGACCACGGCGGCGGCCCTGGAGGCGCTGGAGGCCCAGCCGGGCGGCTCGATCATCCTGGGGCTGACGGCGGCGGGACTGATGGCGTTCGGGGCCTTCGCCTTCGTGGAGGCGCGCTGGCGGCGCATCCGGCCGCCCCGGGACCTGAAGATCGGCTGA
- a CDS encoding response regulator transcription factor: protein MRVLLVEDDADLSRQLKAALGDAGYAVDHAPDGEEAHYLGENEPYDVIVLDLGLPKIDGVSVLERWRREGKTTPVLILTARGAWSDKVAGFDAGADDYLTKPFHTEELLARLRALLRRSAGIASATLSCGGLRLDPRAARASVNGEPLRLTSLEYRLLHYMMMHQGRVISRTELVEHLYDQDFDRDSNTIEVFIGRVRKKVGPDRIETVRGLGYRLTPLAGESEPA, encoded by the coding sequence ATGCGCGTGCTTCTGGTCGAAGACGACGCGGACCTGTCGCGTCAGCTGAAGGCGGCGCTGGGCGACGCGGGATACGCCGTGGACCACGCCCCGGACGGCGAGGAAGCCCATTATCTGGGCGAGAACGAACCCTATGACGTCATCGTGCTGGACCTGGGCCTGCCCAAGATCGATGGGGTGTCGGTGCTGGAACGCTGGCGGCGCGAGGGCAAGACCACGCCGGTCCTGATCCTGACGGCGCGCGGCGCCTGGTCGGACAAGGTGGCGGGCTTCGACGCCGGGGCCGACGACTATCTGACCAAGCCCTTCCATACCGAGGAGCTGCTGGCGCGTCTGCGGGCGCTGCTGCGGCGGTCGGCGGGCATCGCCTCGGCGACCCTGTCGTGCGGCGGCCTGAGGCTGGACCCCCGCGCGGCGCGGGCCAGCGTCAACGGCGAGCCGCTGCGGCTGACGTCGCTGGAATACCGGCTGCTGCATTACATGATGATGCATCAGGGCCGGGTCATCAGTCGCACGGAGCTGGTCGAGCATCTGTACGACCAGGATTTCGACCGGGATTCCAACACCATCGAGGTCTTCATCGGCCGGGTCAGGAAGAAGGTCGGGCCTGACCGGATCGAGACCGTGCGCGGCCTGGGATACCGGCTGACCCCGCTGGCGGGCGAATCCGAACCGGCGTGA
- a CDS encoding sensor histidine kinase, translating into MTEAPVAKRLDWGRWFGRPGRSLTRRLIWLASAWILVALVIAALVLTQAFQESALRRLGATLNETIDEIVVAASRTPPGDVAPQIQDARTLRLLSGKYWQILEVRPDGRLVNLARSNSLWRYDLALPPDLPRRLDAAFGDVITFNTTGPKDDAETHEPLRVAASMKSIPRHEHPIIFIAAVDRSEVDADTRQFAHVAWIALLVLGLGLVSAVFIQVRIGLRPLFDLRDEIADVRKGRSARIGRSYPLEIQPLAEQVNRLLDHNQEVVERQRTHVGNLAHALKTPISVMLAEAGTQEGQLPELVRRQTKVMQGQVDHHLRRARAAARAAHGLGETTPVPEVLDELAVMIEQVFRTKGVEIDWRAPDDLAFLGERQDLQEILGNLIENAAKFARRRVRVSAGGSGLGQMILVVEDDGPGLPADQRDTVMQRGARLDESAPGSGLGLSIVDDLTRAYGGRLTLADSDMGGLKAVLELPAAQT; encoded by the coding sequence GTGACCGAGGCGCCGGTCGCGAAACGCCTCGATTGGGGCCGCTGGTTCGGGCGGCCGGGACGGTCGCTGACGCGCCGGCTGATCTGGCTGGCCTCGGCGTGGATTCTGGTGGCCCTTGTGATCGCGGCCCTGGTCCTGACCCAGGCCTTCCAGGAATCGGCCCTGCGGCGTCTGGGGGCCACGCTGAACGAGACCATCGACGAGATCGTGGTCGCCGCCAGCCGCACCCCGCCCGGCGACGTCGCGCCCCAGATTCAGGACGCCCGCACCCTGCGCCTGCTGTCGGGCAAATACTGGCAGATCCTGGAGGTGCGGCCGGACGGGCGGCTGGTCAATCTGGCGCGCTCCAACTCGCTGTGGCGTTACGACCTGGCGCTGCCGCCGGACCTGCCCCGGCGGCTGGATGCGGCCTTTGGCGACGTCATCACCTTCAACACGACCGGCCCCAAGGACGACGCCGAGACGCACGAACCCCTGCGCGTCGCCGCCAGCATGAAGTCCATCCCCCGGCACGAACATCCGATCATCTTCATCGCCGCCGTGGACCGGTCCGAGGTGGACGCCGACACGCGCCAGTTCGCCCATGTCGCCTGGATCGCCCTGTTGGTCTTGGGGCTGGGGCTGGTGTCGGCGGTCTTCATCCAGGTGCGGATCGGCCTCAGGCCCCTGTTCGACCTGCGCGACGAGATCGCGGACGTGCGCAAGGGCCGGTCGGCGCGGATCGGGCGGTCCTATCCGCTGGAGATCCAGCCCCTGGCCGAACAGGTCAACCGCCTGCTTGATCATAACCAGGAGGTGGTCGAGCGCCAGCGCACCCACGTCGGCAACCTGGCCCATGCGCTGAAGACGCCGATCTCGGTCATGCTGGCCGAGGCGGGGACGCAGGAGGGGCAACTGCCCGAACTGGTGCGGCGCCAGACCAAGGTCATGCAGGGCCAGGTCGATCACCACCTGCGCCGCGCCCGCGCCGCCGCCCGCGCCGCTCACGGTCTGGGCGAGACGACGCCCGTGCCCGAGGTGCTGGACGAACTGGCGGTCATGATCGAACAGGTGTTCCGCACCAAGGGGGTCGAGATCGACTGGCGCGCGCCCGACGACCTGGCCTTCCTGGGCGAGCGTCAGGACCTGCAGGAGATCCTGGGCAATCTGATCGAGAACGCCGCCAAGTTCGCCCGGCGTCGGGTGCGCGTCTCGGCCGGCGGCAGCGGCCTGGGGCAGATGATCCTGGTGGTCGAGGATGACGGGCCGGGCCTGCCCGCCGATCAGCGCGACACGGTCATGCAGCGCGGCGCCCGGCTGGACGAAAGCGCGCCTGGATCGGGCCTGGGCCTGTCGATCGTCGACGACCTGACGCGCGCCTATGGCGGGCGGCTGACGCTGGCGGACAGCGACATGGGCGGGCTGAAGGCGGTGCTGGAACTGCCGGCCGCCCAGACCTGA
- a CDS encoding Crp/Fnr family transcriptional regulator, whose protein sequence is MRELMRSLPPGNRLIHGLDPEDRDALLGVANPVEFALGHVFNEPDDIIEHLHFIDSGFCSSVAVLEDGRTVETVMIGREGVLGVVASVVPHHAHTRSVAQMAGTARRVEAGRFRALSAQRPGLRDATAIYMARLQGELEQSTACNALHHAGQRFAKWLLRCHDRVQGDTLNLTQEYLASMLGSQRTTVNEAAQGLQKAGAIAYSRGRITVLDRSALERAACECYRRGDD, encoded by the coding sequence ATGCGCGAACTCATGCGCAGCCTCCCGCCGGGCAACCGGTTGATCCATGGTCTGGACCCCGAAGACCGCGACGCCCTTCTCGGGGTCGCCAACCCGGTGGAATTCGCCCTGGGCCATGTGTTCAACGAGCCGGACGACATCATCGAACACCTGCACTTCATCGACAGCGGCTTCTGCTCCTCGGTGGCGGTGCTGGAGGATGGACGCACGGTCGAGACCGTCATGATCGGGCGCGAGGGGGTGCTGGGCGTCGTCGCCTCGGTCGTGCCCCATCACGCCCATACCCGCAGCGTGGCCCAGATGGCGGGCACGGCGCGGCGGGTGGAGGCGGGCCGATTCCGCGCCCTGTCGGCCCAGCGGCCCGGCCTGCGCGACGCGACGGCGATCTATATGGCCCGGCTTCAGGGCGAACTGGAGCAGTCGACGGCCTGCAACGCCCTGCACCACGCCGGCCAGAGGTTCGCCAAATGGCTGCTGCGCTGTCACGACCGGGTCCAGGGCGACACCCTGAACCTGACGCAGGAGTATCTGGCCTCCATGCTGGGCTCGCAGCGGACCACGGTGAACGAGGCGGCCCAGGGGCTGCAGAAGGCCGGCGCGATCGCCTATTCGCGCGGGCGCATCACCGTTCTGGACCGCAGCGCCCTGGAGCGGGCCGCCTGCGAATGTTACCGCCGTGGCGACGACTGA
- a CDS encoding CusA/CzcA family heavy metal efflux RND transporter, whose amino-acid sequence MFKAIIETSIRLRTFVVLAAALVAAVGLFELTRLPIDAVPDITNRQVQINTVAPALAPEQMERQVTYPLETAMAGIPGLQSTRSLSRSGFSQVTVIFSDRTDLYFARQQVAERLAQARESLSDGVEPVLAPITTGLGEVLMWTVDFKPFDRAAVKGAGPGWQADGAYLTPEGERLTTPQARAAYLRTVQDWIVAPRMRTAPGLAGVDVNGGYVKEYAVRPDAARLAAYGLGLSDLVRALERANVQAGAGYVQRAGEALTVRTDALARTAEDLAQAPVVNRNGLVVRVADVATVEIGQAPRLGGASRDGHEAVIGTALMLAGANSRTVAQAAAERLEHISASLPPDVVVQPVLNRSALVNATIKTVARNLIEGALLVVAVLFLLLGDIRAATITALMIPLSFLFAVIGMNHFGVSGNLMSLGALDFGLLVDGAVVVVENTLLMLGRRRAELGRMLRPGERLGVAAAAARQMVKPAAFGQLIILLVFAPLLMLEGVEGKTFVPMGATVMLALVGAFVFSFTFVPAMTALIVREPRTVHRDAQGRIEAHETAVLRVARRWIEPAIRAAVARPRAVLIAAGMALTLGGTAFTLLGREFIPTLDEGDIAMQALRVPSASLEQSLAMQMALERAIKAQPEIETIFSRTGTAEAAVDPMPPNISDAVIVLKDRKAWPDPRLPKADLVARLETVASGQLGNSLEFSQPIELRFNELISGVRTDLAVMVHGDDFTRLQATADQVAAALRGTPGAADVRVEQVAGLPTLTVAVDRFAAANYGLSAADVSEAVSTALGGARAGRIFEGDRRFDVVVRLSDQARDDPAALAALPIATSGGASVPLSSVAGIQVAEGQNQISRTDGSRRMVVQANVRGRDLGGFVAEAQGRVAQAVDLPTGYALSWGGQFENLKRAEQRLGLVVPVAFVLIGGLLFMALGSVREAGLVFACVPLALVGGALALLARGMPFSVSAAVGFIAVSGVATLNGLVLMQAVRERLQAGSSPVQAAIEGASGRLRAVLTTALVAIVGFIPMALAHGAGAEVQKPLATVVIGGLLTATALTLLVLPAFAARAIRRRPDAVEEASA is encoded by the coding sequence ATGTTCAAAGCCATCATAGAAACCTCGATCCGCCTTCGGACCTTCGTCGTCCTGGCCGCCGCCCTGGTCGCGGCCGTGGGCCTGTTCGAGTTGACGCGGCTGCCGATCGACGCCGTGCCCGACATCACCAATCGTCAGGTCCAGATCAACACGGTCGCCCCCGCCCTGGCCCCGGAACAGATGGAGCGTCAGGTCACCTATCCGCTGGAGACGGCCATGGCCGGCATTCCCGGCCTGCAGTCCACCCGGTCGCTGAGCCGTAGCGGCTTCAGCCAGGTCACGGTGATCTTCAGCGACCGCACCGACCTGTATTTCGCCCGCCAGCAGGTGGCGGAACGCCTGGCCCAGGCGCGCGAAAGCCTGTCTGACGGGGTCGAGCCGGTCCTGGCGCCGATCACCACGGGCCTGGGCGAGGTGCTGATGTGGACGGTGGACTTCAAGCCGTTCGACCGCGCCGCCGTCAAAGGGGCGGGGCCCGGCTGGCAGGCGGACGGCGCCTATCTGACGCCCGAGGGCGAGCGGCTGACCACGCCCCAGGCGCGCGCGGCCTATCTGCGCACGGTCCAGGACTGGATCGTGGCGCCCCGGATGCGCACCGCGCCGGGCCTGGCCGGGGTCGACGTCAACGGCGGCTATGTGAAGGAATACGCCGTGCGGCCCGATGCGGCGCGGCTGGCCGCCTATGGCCTGGGGCTGTCGGACCTGGTTCGGGCGCTGGAGCGGGCCAACGTCCAGGCCGGCGCCGGCTATGTCCAGCGCGCGGGCGAGGCCCTGACGGTGCGGACCGACGCCCTGGCCCGCACGGCCGAGGACCTGGCCCAGGCGCCGGTGGTCAACCGCAACGGCCTGGTGGTGCGCGTCGCCGATGTGGCGACGGTCGAGATCGGCCAGGCCCCGCGCCTGGGCGGGGCCAGCCGCGACGGGCACGAGGCGGTGATCGGCACGGCCCTGATGCTGGCCGGCGCCAACAGCCGCACCGTGGCCCAGGCGGCCGCCGAACGGCTGGAGCATATCTCCGCCAGCCTGCCGCCCGATGTAGTGGTGCAGCCGGTGCTGAACCGCAGCGCCCTGGTCAACGCCACGATCAAGACCGTGGCCCGCAACCTGATCGAGGGCGCGCTTCTGGTCGTGGCGGTGCTGTTCCTGCTGTTGGGCGACATCCGCGCCGCGACCATAACCGCCCTGATGATCCCGCTCAGCTTCCTGTTCGCGGTGATCGGCATGAACCACTTCGGCGTCAGCGGCAATCTGATGAGCCTGGGCGCCCTGGACTTCGGGCTGCTGGTCGACGGGGCGGTCGTGGTGGTGGAGAACACGCTGCTGATGCTGGGTCGGCGGCGCGCCGAACTGGGGCGGATGCTGAGGCCGGGCGAACGGCTGGGCGTCGCGGCCGCTGCCGCCCGCCAAATGGTCAAGCCCGCCGCCTTCGGCCAGCTGATCATACTTCTGGTCTTTGCGCCCCTGCTGATGCTGGAGGGGGTGGAGGGCAAGACCTTCGTGCCGATGGGGGCCACCGTCATGCTGGCCCTGGTCGGCGCCTTCGTGTTTTCCTTCACCTTTGTTCCGGCCATGACGGCCCTGATCGTGCGCGAGCCCCGAACGGTCCACCGCGATGCGCAGGGGCGGATCGAGGCGCACGAGACCGCGGTGCTGCGCGTCGCCCGCCGTTGGATCGAGCCGGCCATCCGCGCCGCCGTCGCCCGGCCTCGGGCGGTGCTGATCGCGGCGGGCATGGCCCTGACGCTGGGCGGAACCGCCTTCACCCTGTTGGGGCGCGAGTTCATCCCGACCCTGGACGAAGGCGACATCGCCATGCAGGCGCTGCGCGTCCCGTCCGCCTCGCTGGAGCAGTCGCTGGCCATGCAGATGGCGCTGGAGCGGGCCATCAAGGCCCAGCCGGAGATCGAGACCATCTTCTCGCGCACCGGCACGGCCGAGGCGGCGGTCGATCCCATGCCGCCCAACATCTCCGACGCCGTGATCGTGCTGAAGGACAGGAAGGCCTGGCCCGATCCCCGGCTGCCCAAGGCCGATCTGGTGGCGCGGCTGGAGACGGTCGCCTCCGGTCAGCTGGGCAATAGTCTGGAGTTCAGCCAGCCCATCGAACTGCGCTTCAACGAGCTGATCTCGGGCGTGCGCACCGATCTGGCGGTCATGGTCCACGGCGACGACTTCACCCGTCTGCAGGCGACGGCGGATCAGGTGGCGGCGGCCCTGCGCGGCACGCCCGGCGCCGCCGACGTGCGGGTGGAGCAGGTCGCCGGCCTGCCGACCCTGACGGTGGCGGTGGATCGGTTCGCGGCCGCCAACTACGGCCTGTCGGCGGCGGATGTGTCCGAGGCGGTGTCCACCGCGCTTGGCGGCGCCCGGGCGGGTCGTATCTTCGAGGGCGACCGCCGCTTCGACGTGGTTGTCCGCCTGTCGGATCAGGCGCGCGACGATCCCGCCGCCTTGGCGGCCCTGCCCATCGCGACGTCCGGCGGGGCCAGCGTGCCCCTGTCCTCGGTCGCCGGAATTCAGGTCGCGGAGGGTCAGAACCAGATCAGCCGCACCGACGGCAGCCGCCGCATGGTGGTCCAGGCCAATGTGCGCGGCCGGGATCTGGGCGGCTTCGTCGCCGAGGCGCAGGGGCGGGTGGCGCAGGCCGTCGACCTGCCGACCGGCTATGCCCTGAGCTGGGGCGGGCAGTTCGAGAACCTGAAGCGGGCCGAACAGCGGCTGGGTCTGGTCGTGCCGGTCGCCTTCGTCCTGATCGGGGGGCTTCTGTTCATGGCCCTGGGGTCGGTGCGCGAGGCGGGGCTGGTGTTCGCCTGCGTGCCCCTGGCCCTGGTGGGCGGGGCGCTGGCGTTGCTGGCGCGGGGGATGCCGTTCTCGGTCTCGGCGGCGGTCGGCTTCATCGCCGTCTCGGGGGTGGCGACCCTGAACGGCCTGGTGCTGATGCAGGCCGTCCGAGAGCGGCTGCAGGCCGGGTCGTCCCCTGTCCAGGCGGCGATCGAGGGGGCCAGCGGCCGCCTGCGCGCGGTGCTGACCACGGCCCTGGTGGCCATCGTCGGCTTCATCCCCATGGCTCTGGCCCACGGGGCGGGGGCCGAGGTGCAGAAGCCCCTGGCCACGGTGGTCATCGGCGGGCTTCTGACCGCAACCGCCCTGACCCTGCTGGTCCTGCCCGCCTTCGCCGCGCGCGCCATCCGGCGTCGGCCGGATGCGGTGGAGGAAGCCTCGGCCTGA
- a CDS encoding efflux RND transporter periplasmic adaptor subunit codes for MTRRRSKTAFLAVAAGVVLLSGAGLYLAFGRPDAPPSPAGEDHAEASAAPEGVVALSPDQARAAGIQVVAVERGGGGETRLSGRVEAMVDARAAVGAAVGGRVERVLVAPGQTVRIGQPLVSLVSGDAASLRAEADAAQAAYVAAEQAHGRDEELADQGVIARREAEVSHAEALSAQASARAARARVAAAGSPNASGRLSVVSPIAGVVSAVQVGPGGFVAQGGVVAEVTNPARVELVFNAPPHLAAEARPGAVLRVAGPAGAFDAIVTGVAANAAADSSGATVIRARPGGGGGLPPAGSAVSATLVTGGETGALTVPSAAVQTVEGAAVVFVQVPGGFRATPILAGRQASGRTEVLRGLTGDERIAAANAFLLKAEMAKGEAEHGH; via the coding sequence ATGACCCGCCGCCGCTCCAAAACCGCCTTTCTAGCCGTCGCCGCAGGCGTGGTCCTGCTGTCCGGCGCCGGTCTGTATCTGGCGTTCGGCCGGCCCGACGCGCCGCCCTCTCCGGCCGGAGAAGACCACGCCGAGGCGTCCGCCGCGCCGGAAGGCGTCGTCGCCCTCAGCCCCGATCAGGCGCGCGCCGCCGGGATCCAGGTCGTCGCCGTCGAACGCGGCGGGGGCGGCGAGACGCGCCTGTCGGGCCGGGTCGAGGCCATGGTCGACGCCCGCGCGGCGGTCGGCGCCGCCGTCGGCGGCCGCGTCGAACGGGTGCTGGTGGCGCCGGGCCAGACGGTCCGTATCGGCCAGCCCCTGGTCAGTCTGGTCAGCGGCGACGCCGCCTCGCTGCGCGCCGAGGCGGACGCCGCCCAGGCCGCCTATGTCGCCGCCGAACAGGCGCACGGCCGCGACGAGGAGCTGGCCGACCAGGGCGTGATCGCGCGCCGCGAGGCCGAGGTCTCCCATGCCGAGGCCCTCAGCGCCCAGGCGTCCGCCCGCGCGGCCCGCGCGCGGGTCGCGGCCGCCGGGTCCCCCAACGCCTCGGGCCGTCTCAGCGTGGTCAGCCCCATCGCCGGGGTGGTCAGCGCCGTCCAGGTCGGGCCGGGCGGCTTCGTCGCCCAGGGCGGGGTCGTCGCCGAGGTGACCAATCCCGCGCGGGTCGAGCTGGTGTTCAACGCCCCGCCGCATCTGGCGGCCGAGGCGCGGCCGGGCGCGGTGCTGCGCGTCGCGGGGCCGGCCGGGGCCTTCGACGCCATCGTCACCGGGGTCGCCGCCAATGCGGCGGCGGATAGCAGCGGGGCGACCGTGATCCGCGCCCGGCCCGGCGGCGGCGGAGGCCTGCCGCCCGCCGGATCGGCGGTCAGCGCCACCCTGGTCACGGGCGGCGAGACCGGCGCCCTGACCGTGCCGAGCGCGGCGGTCCAGACCGTGGAGGGGGCCGCCGTGGTCTTCGTCCAGGTTCCGGGCGGGTTCCGCGCCACGCCGATCCTGGCCGGGCGCCAGGCGTCGGGCCGCACCGAAGTCCTGCGCGGCCTGACCGGCGACGAACGCATCGCCGCCGCCAACGCCTTCCTGCTCAAGGCCGAGATGGCCAAGGGCGAAGCCGAGCATGGTCACTGA
- a CDS encoding TolC family protein — protein sequence MPPLHRRSPPCAVGIALAAVATAFAGPSWADPAPAFASLLDRLGQTPGLIEADAVGEAAQARARQARARPNPTLSLEAENAFGDGPFAGYGAAETTLSVSQDLELWGRRGARIGAAGAEAQAAALERDLAGIDAAGRLALTYAQAEAAARRADLAQEALTLAVADARAALALVEKGREPMLRGIQAESEAATARAALEEAQAERAAAFARLTAVALLPRPVTAIPESLLDQTVEWGEPSLSVSPAVRVAQARRMAAERRIAVERTAARPDVTASLGLRRFEAENATALTFGVSLPLPLFDRNRGNIDAARAEHRAADARLAQARLDEHADRAAALARLSASASRVSAADAGVAAGDEAYRLSRIGFDAGRISQLELRTSRAALIAARNAAVDARLARVRAEIDLARLDGRAPFQGRRP from the coding sequence ATGCCCCCCCTTCATCGCCGATCGCCGCCTTGCGCGGTCGGCATCGCGCTGGCCGCCGTCGCGACCGCGTTCGCCGGCCCGTCCTGGGCCGATCCCGCCCCCGCGTTCGCCAGCCTGCTGGACCGGCTGGGCCAGACCCCCGGCCTGATCGAGGCCGACGCCGTAGGCGAGGCGGCCCAGGCGCGGGCGCGTCAGGCGCGCGCCCGTCCCAATCCGACCCTGAGCCTGGAGGCGGAAAACGCTTTTGGCGACGGTCCCTTCGCCGGCTATGGCGCCGCCGAGACCACCCTGTCCGTGTCGCAGGACTTGGAACTGTGGGGCCGGCGCGGCGCGCGGATCGGCGCCGCGGGGGCCGAGGCGCAGGCCGCCGCCCTGGAACGCGATCTGGCGGGGATCGACGCCGCCGGGCGTCTGGCCCTGACCTATGCCCAAGCCGAGGCCGCCGCCCGGCGCGCCGATCTGGCGCAGGAGGCCCTGACCCTGGCCGTCGCCGATGCGCGCGCCGCCCTGGCCCTGGTCGAAAAGGGACGCGAACCCATGCTGCGCGGCATCCAGGCCGAGAGCGAGGCCGCCACCGCCCGCGCCGCCCTGGAAGAGGCCCAGGCCGAACGCGCCGCCGCCTTCGCCCGGTTGACCGCCGTCGCCCTCTTGCCCCGGCCGGTCACGGCCATCCCCGAAAGCCTGCTGGACCAGACGGTCGAATGGGGGGAACCCAGTCTCTCCGTCTCGCCCGCCGTGCGCGTCGCCCAGGCCCGTCGCATGGCGGCGGAACGGCGCATCGCCGTGGAGCGGACCGCCGCGCGGCCCGATGTGACCGCCAGCCTGGGTCTGCGCCGGTTCGAGGCCGAGAACGCTACGGCCCTGACCTTCGGCGTCAGCCTGCCCCTGCCGCTGTTCGACCGGAACCGGGGAAACATCGACGCCGCCCGCGCCGAACACCGCGCCGCCGACGCCCGTCTGGCCCAGGCGCGGCTGGATGAACACGCCGACCGGGCGGCGGCCCTGGCCCGGCTTTCGGCCTCGGCAAGCCGCGTCTCGGCCGCCGACGCCGGGGTGGCGGCGGGCGATGAGGCCTATCGCCTGTCGCGGATCGGCTTCGACGCCGGCCGCATCTCGCAACTGGAGCTGCGCACCAGCCGCGCGGCCCTGATCGCCGCCCGCAACGCCGCCGTGGACGCCCGCCTGGCCCGCGTCCGCGCCGAAATCGATCTGGCGCGCCTGGATGGCCGCGCCCCCTTCCAAGGACGCCGCCCATGA